One stretch of Deinobacterium chartae DNA includes these proteins:
- the gatA gene encoding Asp-tRNA(Asn)/Glu-tRNA(Gln) amidotransferase subunit GatA has protein sequence MRETAVDLARRIGTGDLSAHEVVSAALADIAARDGQIGAFLSVREQALEEAARVDAARAAGEPLPPLAGVPVALKDNLNLTGTRTTCASRALENYISPYTATAVQRLRAAGAIVVGKTNMDEFAMGSSTENSAFQLTRNPWDLSRVPGGSSGGSAAAVAAGFVPLALGSDTGGSVRQPAGFTGTLGFKPTYGRVSRYGLVAFASSLDQIGPFARSTRDLATVLDAISGHDPLDATSLEATARFAEALGDGVRGLRFAYVRESLGEANTPGVQAALERVRAVLEARGASFSEVSLPSLEYGIATYYLIATPEASSNLARYDGMVYSHRALLTSEADVNAVMSASRAESFGPEVRRRILMGTYALSSGYYDAYYSKAMRVRQLIARDFERAFADFDVLVTPTSPYPAFRFGEKSDDPVAMYQSDVDTVSLNLAGLPGLSIPAGFETLEGRELPVGVQLIAPALTDERLIAVSQAFEEATSGEFLRVAPQVQTVG, from the coding sequence ATGCGAGAGACGGCAGTAGACTTGGCCCGCAGAATCGGCACCGGTGACCTCAGTGCTCACGAGGTCGTCTCAGCGGCTCTGGCCGATATTGCGGCACGCGACGGACAGATCGGGGCGTTTTTGAGCGTGCGCGAGCAGGCCCTCGAGGAGGCCGCGCGGGTCGATGCCGCGCGCGCCGCAGGCGAGCCGCTTCCCCCGCTGGCCGGTGTGCCGGTGGCCCTCAAGGACAACCTCAACCTCACCGGTACCCGCACGACCTGCGCCAGCCGCGCTCTCGAGAACTACATCAGCCCTTACACGGCTACGGCGGTGCAGCGCCTGCGCGCTGCCGGGGCCATCGTGGTCGGCAAGACCAACATGGACGAGTTCGCGATGGGCAGTTCCACCGAGAACTCCGCGTTCCAGCTCACCCGCAACCCCTGGGACCTCTCGAGGGTTCCCGGTGGCTCATCGGGCGGAAGTGCCGCCGCCGTTGCAGCCGGATTCGTGCCGCTGGCGCTGGGCAGCGACACCGGGGGCTCGGTGCGCCAGCCTGCGGGCTTTACCGGCACCCTGGGCTTCAAGCCCACCTACGGCCGGGTCAGCCGCTACGGACTGGTGGCTTTTGCCTCGAGCCTCGACCAGATCGGGCCGTTTGCGCGCTCGACCCGTGACCTTGCCACCGTGCTCGACGCGATCAGTGGGCATGACCCGCTGGACGCCACCAGCCTCGAGGCCACCGCGCGCTTCGCCGAGGCGCTCGGCGACGGCGTGCGGGGCCTGCGTTTCGCTTACGTGCGCGAGTCGCTGGGCGAGGCCAACACGCCCGGGGTGCAGGCCGCCCTCGAGCGGGTGCGCGCGGTCCTCGAGGCGCGCGGGGCGAGCTTCTCCGAGGTGAGCTTGCCCAGCCTCGAGTACGGGATTGCCACCTATTACCTGATCGCCACGCCCGAGGCCAGCTCGAACCTCGCCCGCTACGACGGCATGGTGTACTCGCACCGCGCCCTGCTCACCTCCGAGGCCGACGTGAACGCGGTGATGAGTGCCAGCCGTGCCGAGTCCTTCGGGCCCGAGGTGCGCCGCCGCATCCTGATGGGAACCTACGCGCTCTCGAGCGGTTACTACGACGCCTACTACTCCAAGGCCATGCGGGTGCGCCAACTGATCGCCCGTGACTTCGAGCGCGCTTTTGCGGATTTCGACGTGCTGGTGACCCCCACCAGTCCTTATCCCGCCTTCCGCTTCGGAGAGAAGTCGGACGATCCGGTCGCGATGTACCAGAGCGACGTGGACACGGTGAGCCTGAACCTCGCTGGCCTGCCCGGCCTCTCGATCCCGGCGGGCTTCGAGACCCTCGAGGGACGCGAGCTGCCCGTGGGCGTGCAACTGATTGCCCCGGCCCTGACCGACGAGCGCCTGATCGCGGTCTCGCAGGCGTTCGAGGAGGCGACTTCCGGCGAGTTTTTGCGGGTTGCTCCCCAGGTACAGACGGTCGGCTGA